In one window of Armatimonadia bacterium DNA:
- a CDS encoding efflux RND transporter periplasmic adaptor subunit, with protein sequence MVTAARPASRLALLLFGLLVGAIVTGCRPEVSAVAVQRAPLNYTLTASGLVESESSDVGFQTTGRIVQLYVKEGDRLRRSQLLARLSPLPSILDTLDASDVITAPYDARVVMVYERVGAVVNPGQAVLRLISDEAPWVTVFVESEDAVHLRRGHHLQCRAGGYLSQAWELVVEQVGSQAVVRPDLPGSSRQVRVRCSVASPGFPLAPGSEVDVDGEVALVADALLVPTAAVVRGPSGDQVWVVTEGRVKARPVQVGPNNFDLIVVTQGLQEGETVVVEGKAGLREGESVKVQPEPGATTAHREGE encoded by the coding sequence ATGGTTACCGCGGCGAGACCTGCTTCGCGTCTGGCCCTGCTGCTCTTCGGCCTCCTGGTTGGGGCCATAGTGACAGGTTGTCGGCCGGAGGTGAGCGCGGTCGCCGTACAACGCGCACCACTGAACTACACGCTGACGGCCTCCGGACTCGTTGAGTCTGAGAGCTCGGACGTGGGCTTCCAGACAACCGGGCGGATCGTGCAGTTGTACGTGAAGGAAGGCGATCGCCTTCGCCGGTCGCAGCTCCTGGCTCGCCTTTCCCCTCTTCCCTCAATCCTGGATACGCTGGATGCCTCAGACGTTATCACCGCGCCCTATGACGCGCGGGTGGTGATGGTGTATGAGCGCGTCGGCGCCGTGGTGAACCCCGGACAGGCGGTGCTGCGGCTGATCTCCGACGAGGCGCCGTGGGTGACCGTGTTTGTGGAGAGCGAGGATGCGGTGCACCTGCGTCGCGGTCACCATCTGCAGTGTCGTGCGGGCGGGTACTTGAGTCAGGCCTGGGAACTGGTGGTGGAGCAGGTCGGCAGTCAGGCTGTGGTGCGGCCTGATCTCCCGGGGTCCTCGCGACAGGTGCGAGTGCGGTGCTCGGTGGCAAGCCCAGGCTTTCCGCTGGCTCCGGGCTCGGAAGTGGATGTCGACGGTGAGGTAGCGCTTGTCGCGGACGCGTTGCTGGTTCCGACGGCGGCGGTGGTGCGTGGTCCCTCGGGCGATCAAGTGTGGGTGGTGACGGAGGGGCGAGTGAAGGCACGACCGGTGCAGGTCGGCCCGAACAACTTCGATCTCATCGTGGTTACTCAGGGACTCCAAGAGGGCGAGACGGTGGTGGTAGAGGGTAAGGCCGGACTGCGGGAAGGCGAAAGCGTCAAGGTGCAGCCGGAGCCTGGGGCCACCACTGCGCATCGAGAGGGCGAGTGA
- a CDS encoding ABC transporter ATP-binding protein — translation MPGAEASSHALVSVDLWKQYRMGDVTVDALRGVNLELPRGRFVVLVGPSGSGKTTLLNLAGGLDTPTRGELTVFGSLLSGMDEQQLTEYRRSTVGFVFQMFNLVPTLTALENIRLVAELVGTDELSEAVLADVGLADRANQLPAQLSGGEQQRVAIARALVKQPRILLADEPTGALDFETGRDVLTLMWEATRSRGMTVLMVTHNQAFEKLGDLVVRVRSGMVAEVVPGAGLHPGELR, via the coding sequence ATGCCTGGTGCTGAGGCGAGCTCGCACGCCCTGGTGTCGGTGGACCTGTGGAAGCAGTACCGCATGGGCGACGTCACCGTGGATGCGCTCCGGGGAGTGAACCTGGAGCTTCCCAGGGGGCGGTTCGTGGTGCTGGTCGGTCCGAGTGGCTCGGGGAAGACGACGCTGCTGAACCTTGCCGGGGGCCTCGATACGCCGACCCGAGGCGAGCTGACCGTCTTCGGCAGCCTGCTATCGGGGATGGACGAGCAGCAGCTTACTGAGTACCGGCGCAGCACGGTTGGCTTCGTGTTCCAGATGTTCAACCTCGTTCCAACCCTCACGGCGCTGGAGAACATCCGACTGGTCGCGGAACTGGTGGGCACCGACGAGCTGTCGGAGGCGGTGCTGGCGGATGTGGGACTTGCGGACCGGGCGAACCAGCTCCCGGCACAGCTCAGTGGTGGTGAGCAGCAGCGGGTGGCGATTGCCCGGGCGCTGGTCAAGCAGCCGCGGATCCTGCTGGCGGATGAGCCGACGGGCGCCCTGGACTTCGAGACCGGGCGAGATGTGCTGACGTTGATGTGGGAGGCGACTCGCAGCCGGGGCATGACGGTGCTGATGGTGACGCACAACCAGGCCTTCGAGAAACTGGGGGACCTCGTGGTGAGAGTGCGGAGTGGGATGGTGGCGGAGGTGGTTCCGGGTGCGGGTCTTCACCCCGGAGAGCTTCGCTGA